From the genome of candidate division Zixibacteria bacterium HGW-Zixibacteria-1, one region includes:
- a CDS encoding ABC transporter, whose protein sequence is MEKYLEIQNIRKAYEGKVAVDNLSLTVPKGAIYGIIGPNGAGKTTTIRMIMDIIAPDSGNILIDGKKPGSDFKNYVGYLPEERGLYKKMKLEEVIVFFGELKGVSRKNILPEIDPWLKRMSLHEYRLRNVEELSKGMQQKLQFVTTMIHKPKLIILDELFSGLDPINIELIKDILLEEKRRGTTILFSTHVMEQAEKLCDFICLINRGKKVLDGSLTDVKARFGTDSIQVDIEGDGAFAREIPGVDSITEFNNYIELKLGDKADTQLILRRLSEKVYVKRFEIVEPSLYNIFISVAKVNPEELKPGGGVTNE, encoded by the coding sequence ATGGAAAAGTATCTTGAAATACAGAATATCCGCAAGGCCTATGAAGGCAAGGTCGCGGTTGACAATCTGAGCTTGACCGTGCCTAAGGGCGCGATTTACGGCATTATCGGCCCCAATGGGGCCGGCAAAACGACAACCATTCGCATGATTATGGATATCATTGCGCCCGATTCCGGTAATATCCTGATCGACGGCAAGAAACCGGGCAGTGACTTCAAGAATTATGTCGGTTATCTGCCGGAAGAACGCGGTCTTTATAAGAAAATGAAGCTGGAAGAGGTTATTGTTTTTTTTGGCGAACTCAAGGGCGTCAGCCGGAAAAACATTTTGCCCGAAATCGATCCCTGGTTGAAACGAATGTCACTGCATGAATACCGCTTGCGAAATGTCGAGGAACTCTCCAAAGGTATGCAGCAGAAACTTCAATTCGTCACCACCATGATCCACAAGCCGAAACTGATTATTCTCGACGAATTGTTTTCGGGACTCGATCCGATCAACATCGAGCTTATAAAGGACATCTTGCTTGAGGAAAAACGGCGCGGCACTACCATTTTGTTTTCGACACACGTTATGGAGCAGGCCGAGAAACTATGCGACTTTATTTGCCTGATAAACCGGGGAAAGAAGGTCCTGGACGGCAGCCTGACCGATGTCAAAGCGCGCTTTGGCACCGACAGTATTCAGGTCGATATCGAAGGTGACGGTGCCTTTGCCAGAGAAATCCCCGGCGTCGATTCGATCACCGAGTTTAATAATTATATCGAACTTAAGCTGGGCGACAAGGCCGATACCCAGTTGATTTTAAGGCGGCTGTCGGAAAAAGTATATGTCAAGCGCTTCGAGATCGTTGAACCGTCGCTTTATAATATTTTTATCTCGGTTGCCAAAGTCAATCCCGAGGAACTTAAGCCGGGGGGAGGGGTGACTAATGAATAA
- a CDS encoding tyrosine--tRNA ligase has translation MQTEFDRQFEIISRGAVEILPGDEFKTRLKKSIDDNKPLRVKQGFDPTAPDIHLGHTVGIRKLKQFQQLGHKIVLIIGDYTGLVGDPSGRSATRPQLSYEQIMANAETYQKQFFKILDKSKTEIHFNGEWFKKMSFQEILGLASRFTVARILERDDFDKRFKANNPISIHELFYPLMQAYDSVAIKADVEIGATEQKFNLLTGREIQQDYGLEPQLILTMPVLVGVDGHNRMSKSLGNYIGIDEPPNEIFGKVMSIPDNLIYSYFELVTDVSAEELEQIRNSLRDESVNPRDIKMKLGETIVEMYHSHNDAVAARDEFIRMFRHKQLPDEVPEFDCSGLGPKIWIVKILTDAGMAASNGEARRLIKGGGVSLNNEKITDDNLEITPQDGMLIKAGKRRFIKLRVG, from the coding sequence ATGCAAACTGAATTTGATCGACAATTTGAAATAATTTCCAGAGGTGCCGTCGAAATACTCCCCGGTGATGAGTTTAAAACCCGCCTTAAAAAATCAATCGACGATAACAAACCGCTTCGGGTCAAACAGGGATTCGATCCCACCGCCCCCGATATCCATCTCGGTCATACCGTCGGTATTCGAAAACTGAAGCAGTTTCAGCAGCTGGGCCATAAGATTGTGCTGATCATCGGTGATTATACCGGGCTTGTCGGGGATCCGTCGGGCCGCTCCGCCACCCGGCCGCAGTTGAGTTATGAACAAATCATGGCCAACGCCGAGACATATCAGAAGCAATTTTTCAAAATTCTGGATAAATCAAAAACCGAAATTCACTTCAACGGTGAATGGTTCAAGAAGATGAGTTTCCAGGAAATATTGGGACTGGCTTCCCGCTTTACCGTCGCCCGAATCCTCGAACGGGATGATTTCGATAAACGTTTCAAGGCCAATAATCCGATCTCGATACATGAGTTGTTTTACCCGCTGATGCAGGCTTATGACTCGGTGGCTATTAAGGCCGATGTCGAAATCGGCGCCACCGAACAGAAATTCAATCTTTTGACCGGACGGGAAATTCAGCAGGATTATGGCCTGGAGCCGCAATTAATCCTGACCATGCCGGTTCTGGTCGGAGTGGATGGTCATAATCGAATGTCCAAATCGCTGGGCAACTATATCGGAATTGATGAACCGCCCAATGAAATATTCGGTAAGGTAATGTCGATTCCCGATAATCTGATTTATTCATACTTTGAACTTGTTACCGATGTTTCGGCCGAGGAACTGGAGCAGATAAGGAACAGTCTCAGGGATGAATCGGTCAATCCTCGTGATATAAAAATGAAACTGGGCGAAACTATCGTGGAGATGTACCATTCGCACAATGACGCGGTTGCCGCGCGCGATGAATTCATCCGCATGTTTCGCCACAAACAGCTTCCCGATGAGGTCCCGGAGTTTGACTGCAGCGGGCTGGGTCCCAAAATCTGGATAGTCAAAATTTTGACCGATGCCGGAATGGCCGCTTCGAACGGCGAAGCGCGCCGGCTTATCAAAGGCGGAGGCGTCAGCCTCAATAACGAAAAAATAACCGATGACAATCTGGAAATTACGCCTCAGGACGGTATGCTGATTAAGGCGGGCAAGCGACGCTTCATTAAATTGCGTGTCGGATGA
- a CDS encoding sugar ABC transporter permease — protein MKKRQFAGYLFASPWVITFLVFWLFPLLFSLYLGFTDYKLLKPTYNWVGFGNFAALFSDQEFLTALKNTFIFVVGTIPFTTVIALTFALLLNKNFPGRTLFRSAYFMPSITSMVVIALIFTNLYSRGGYIFMLADMIGLSPPENGFLLSNRTALYAVMAMDVWMSVGYYMLLFLAGLKSIPEELYEAAEVAGADAARKFFSITLPLLKPVMLFIIVINTIKSFQVFVEIFVMTKGRYGSSTAVYFIYDTGLSRFEFGYASAAAYILFLIIAVFSLAQFGLLKQRGMQ, from the coding sequence ATGAAAAAACGCCAGTTTGCCGGATATTTGTTTGCCTCGCCATGGGTAATAACATTTCTGGTATTCTGGCTCTTTCCCCTGCTTTTTTCCTTATATCTTGGCTTTACCGATTACAAATTACTTAAACCGACCTACAACTGGGTCGGTTTTGGTAATTTTGCCGCCCTCTTTTCGGATCAGGAATTTCTGACGGCACTGAAGAATACCTTTATTTTTGTTGTCGGGACAATTCCATTTACAACGGTTATAGCGCTTACGTTTGCCCTCTTATTAAATAAAAACTTCCCTGGCCGGACGTTGTTCCGTTCTGCCTATTTTATGCCATCGATAACTTCAATGGTGGTCATTGCGTTGATATTTACCAATCTTTATTCCCGGGGCGGCTACATTTTTATGCTGGCCGATATGATCGGACTGTCGCCGCCCGAAAACGGGTTCCTGCTGTCGAACCGAACCGCTCTGTATGCGGTTATGGCCATGGATGTCTGGATGTCGGTGGGCTATTATATGCTATTGTTTCTGGCCGGGTTAAAGTCAATACCTGAAGAACTATATGAGGCGGCCGAAGTTGCCGGAGCAGACGCCGCCAGGAAATTTTTCTCAATAACCCTGCCCCTTCTCAAACCGGTCATGTTATTTATAATCGTTATCAATACCATCAAATCATTTCAGGTCTTTGTCGAGATTTTTGTCATGACCAAGGGACGATATGGCAGCTCGACGGCGGTTTATTTCATTTATGACACAGGATTGAGCCGGTTCGAATTCGGATATGCATCGGCAGCCGCATATATCCTGTTTCTGATTATTGCGGTGTTCTCATTGGCCCAGTTCGGCCTGTTGAAGCAACGGGGGATGCAATGA
- a CDS encoding DUF72 domain-containing protein, with protein MDIKIGTSGYSFDDWKGTFYPTDIQKGKMFDYYIQHFRTVEINSTYYHIPHPAVMANIEKKSPADFEFIVKTPDILTHKRKNIEPAVKAFDECLKPMIEAGKLKGILAQFPYSFKFNQANLDYLKYCRELLEKHNLFVEFRHNSWVNRTMYDNLKSDRIGYVAVDEPPLSGLLAPDLFNTTETAYIRLHGRNSEHWWRGGSLRYDYDYTKEELEQWKEKIKKREDKFKKLYIFFNNCHLGQAVKNAREMMQMLEV; from the coding sequence ATGGACATAAAAATCGGAACATCCGGCTACAGCTTTGATGACTGGAAAGGAACATTTTACCCGACCGATATTCAAAAGGGAAAGATGTTTGATTATTATATTCAGCACTTCAGGACAGTTGAGATTAATTCCACCTACTATCACATTCCGCATCCGGCGGTGATGGCCAATATCGAGAAGAAATCGCCGGCCGATTTCGAGTTTATTGTCAAGACCCCGGATATACTGACCCATAAAAGAAAAAATATCGAACCCGCCGTGAAGGCCTTTGATGAATGCCTGAAACCGATGATCGAGGCGGGCAAACTCAAAGGCATCCTGGCGCAGTTTCCATATTCCTTCAAATTCAACCAGGCCAATCTGGATTATTTGAAATATTGTCGGGAACTGCTTGAGAAACATAATCTCTTTGTCGAATTCCGCCATAATAGCTGGGTCAACCGGACCATGTACGACAACCTGAAAAGCGACCGTATCGGCTATGTCGCGGTCGATGAGCCTCCGCTTTCCGGGCTTCTGGCGCCCGATTTATTCAATACCACCGAGACCGCCTACATCAGGCTTCACGGCCGCAACAGCGAACACTGGTGGCGGGGCGGCTCGCTACGCTACGATTATGATTATACCAAAGAAGAACTCGAGCAATGGAAAGAAAAAATCAAAAAACGTGAGGACAAATTCAAAAAACTGTACATTTTTTTCAACAATTGCCACCTTGGCCAAGCCGTTAAAAATGCCCGAGAAATGATGCAAATGCTTGAAGTGTAG
- a CDS encoding carbohydrate ABC transporter permease translates to MKIIKYIALSLILLVMVFPLLWMFRVSLMPATSGLGFGNFLSSSFTMLIYYDIITSGNMLKYFVNSSIVGAAVTAGNILFCFMVGYALSRYRFIGRSFWFYSVIFVLMIPVHIMIIPLYLLIFRLGLYDTYAALILPFLVNPIGIFLVKQYIDTLPSSMEEAARIDGAGEFRILFRVVMPLCKPALAVLAIQVFLTNWNSFLFPFILTSSESVRTLPVGLALYQGHQAIDWPHLMAGSSLAVIPVLVIFLLFQRHIISGITSGAIKQ, encoded by the coding sequence ATGAAAATAATCAAATATATCGCTCTCAGCCTGATTCTGTTGGTCATGGTGTTTCCACTGCTGTGGATGTTTCGCGTTTCCCTTATGCCGGCCACTTCAGGGCTTGGTTTCGGCAATTTTTTGTCTTCATCGTTTACCATGTTAATATATTATGATATTATCACTTCCGGCAATATGTTAAAGTATTTCGTTAACTCATCTATCGTGGGAGCGGCAGTTACGGCGGGAAATATATTGTTCTGTTTTATGGTCGGATATGCGCTTTCGAGGTATCGTTTTATCGGGCGGAGTTTCTGGTTTTATTCGGTTATTTTCGTTCTGATGATACCGGTTCATATAATGATAATTCCATTATACTTATTGATTTTTAGGCTGGGACTTTACGACACTTATGCCGCCCTGATTCTGCCCTTTCTGGTCAATCCGATCGGGATATTCCTGGTCAAGCAATATATTGATACATTGCCCTCGTCAATGGAGGAAGCGGCCCGGATTGACGGCGCCGGGGAGTTCCGGATACTTTTCCGGGTGGTCATGCCGTTATGCAAGCCGGCCCTGGCTGTGCTGGCTATCCAGGTATTCTTGACCAATTGGAATTCTTTCCTCTTCCCTTTTATCCTGACCAGCTCCGAATCGGTCAGAACCCTACCGGTCGGGCTGGCGCTTTACCAGGGGCATCAGGCAATCGACTGGCCGCATCTTATGGCCGGATCATCGCTGGCGGTCATACCGGTTTTGGTTATTTTCCTTTTATTTCAGAGGCATATCATATCCGGGATAACTTCCGGCGCGATAAAACAGTAG
- a CDS encoding leucine--tRNA ligase gives MLKYNFKEIESKWQKVWDEQQLYKAPDHPRGEKYYMLVMFAYPSGDIHMGHFRNYILGDATARFQMMKGKDMLHPFGWDAFGLPAERAAIQRGLHPAEWTYKNIETSRKTLQTTGISFDWSREVTSCSPDYYKWTQWMFVQLFKKGLAYQKKGWVNWCPEDKTVLANEQVVDGKCERCDTQVEKKELTQWYFRITDYADRLIDGLDTLPGWPENVKMMQKDWIGRSYGLEVDFIIKETGEKMPIFTTRPDTIYGVTFMAIAPESPLVEKLNLKGEYKEKVEQYKKEVLMRSEIDRAAAVGEKDGVFTGKYAINPFNGEEIELWVADYVLAGYGTGAVMAVPAHDSRDFLFAKKYKIPIKVVIHPDAKTTLKVDEMDDAYTEYGVMVNSAHFDGLAGEEAIRGVGNYAEEKGIGRKKVNYKLRDWLISRQRYWGAPIPIIHCPKCGTVAVPEKDLPVLLPEVENYIPKGRSPLADVPEYMHVKCPDCGGEAQRDPDTMDTFVCSSWYYLRYADPHNEQKPFDNGKLDPWMPIDKYIGGITHATGHLIYFRFFQKFLKDIGWVKDEEPAVILFNLGMVMDAKGEVMSKSRGNVVSPIGLMDQRGIDISRLGMYFTAPSEKEVLWSDDVLVGIEKFVRNRFFPMTGQYRGSHPDLKSYFKLSDLSDYEKNTYIKLNQTVKRVSEDIDRLQFNTAIAALMELEHDYKPDQIKSDTLNDYIILKAIQLIAPLAPHLAEEMWQLCGNELSVFRSAWPDYDPDAVKFDTVTIAIQVNGKLRSDMEMLRDMAQDEVISAALKDTRVKAYTDGKEIIKKIYIPNRLVNIVIK, from the coding sequence ATGTTAAAGTATAACTTTAAGGAAATAGAGTCGAAGTGGCAGAAGGTCTGGGATGAGCAGCAGTTGTACAAGGCTCCGGATCATCCTCGCGGCGAAAAATATTACATGCTGGTCATGTTCGCTTATCCGTCGGGCGATATTCACATGGGACATTTCCGTAACTACATCCTGGGCGATGCCACTGCCCGCTTTCAAATGATGAAGGGCAAAGACATGCTGCATCCTTTCGGTTGGGATGCTTTCGGCCTGCCGGCGGAGCGGGCGGCGATCCAGCGCGGGCTTCATCCGGCTGAATGGACCTATAAAAATATCGAAACCTCGCGCAAGACCCTCCAGACAACCGGCATTTCATTTGACTGGTCTCGCGAAGTGACATCCTGCAGTCCCGATTATTACAAATGGACGCAATGGATGTTTGTTCAGCTATTCAAAAAGGGGCTGGCCTATCAGAAAAAGGGCTGGGTCAACTGGTGTCCTGAGGATAAAACGGTGCTGGCCAATGAGCAGGTGGTTGACGGCAAGTGCGAAAGATGCGATACGCAGGTCGAAAAAAAGGAATTGACCCAGTGGTATTTCCGGATCACCGACTATGCCGATCGGCTGATCGACGGCCTGGACACGCTTCCCGGCTGGCCGGAAAATGTCAAAATGATGCAGAAAGACTGGATCGGGCGGTCATACGGCCTCGAAGTGGATTTCATAATAAAGGAAACCGGCGAAAAGATGCCGATTTTCACCACCCGCCCGGACACTATCTATGGCGTAACTTTTATGGCTATTGCTCCCGAATCGCCGCTGGTGGAAAAGCTGAATCTTAAAGGCGAATATAAGGAAAAAGTCGAACAGTATAAAAAAGAAGTGCTGATGCGTTCGGAAATCGATCGGGCCGCCGCCGTCGGCGAGAAAGATGGTGTTTTCACCGGAAAATATGCCATCAACCCCTTCAACGGTGAAGAAATCGAGCTCTGGGTGGCCGATTATGTCCTGGCCGGCTATGGTACCGGCGCGGTGATGGCGGTCCCGGCCCATGACAGCCGTGATTTCCTGTTCGCGAAAAAGTATAAAATCCCGATAAAGGTGGTCATTCACCCCGATGCCAAAACGACATTGAAGGTCGATGAGATGGATGATGCTTATACCGAATATGGCGTTATGGTCAACTCGGCGCATTTTGACGGGCTGGCGGGGGAAGAGGCGATCCGCGGTGTCGGTAATTATGCCGAGGAAAAAGGCATCGGCCGCAAGAAAGTCAATTACAAACTGCGCGACTGGCTGATTTCGCGTCAGCGTTACTGGGGCGCGCCCATACCGATTATTCATTGCCCGAAATGCGGGACCGTCGCAGTTCCAGAGAAGGATTTGCCGGTGCTTTTGCCCGAGGTTGAGAATTATATTCCCAAGGGGCGTTCGCCGCTGGCCGATGTGCCCGAATATATGCATGTAAAATGTCCCGATTGCGGGGGAGAGGCGCAGCGCGATCCGGATACGATGGACACGTTCGTCTGCTCGTCCTGGTATTATTTGCGTTATGCCGATCCGCACAACGAGCAAAAGCCGTTCGACAACGGCAAACTCGATCCCTGGATGCCGATCGACAAATATATCGGCGGAATCACCCACGCCACCGGGCACCTGATTTATTTCCGGTTTTTTCAGAAATTCCTGAAGGATATCGGCTGGGTCAAGGATGAAGAACCGGCGGTAATTTTGTTCAACCTGGGGATGGTGATGGATGCCAAGGGCGAAGTGATGTCGAAGTCGAGAGGCAATGTCGTCTCCCCGATCGGTCTCATGGATCAGCGGGGTATTGATATTTCGCGGCTGGGGATGTATTTCACAGCGCCATCGGAGAAAGAAGTTCTCTGGTCGGATGATGTTCTGGTGGGAATCGAGAAATTTGTCAGGAATCGATTTTTCCCGATGACCGGCCAGTATCGCGGCAGCCATCCGGACTTAAAGTCTTACTTTAAGCTGTCCGATTTGAGCGATTACGAGAAGAATACTTATATAAAGTTAAATCAAACCGTCAAAAGAGTCTCTGAAGATATTGACCGACTGCAATTTAACACCGCCATTGCGGCCCTGATGGAGCTGGAACATGACTATAAGCCGGACCAGATCAAAAGTGATACTCTAAATGACTATATAATATTGAAGGCGATTCAACTGATTGCGCCGCTGGCGCCGCATCTGGCCGAAGAAATGTGGCAGCTGTGCGGCAATGAACTTTCGGTATTCCGGTCGGCCTGGCCGGATTACGACCCTGATGCGGTCAAATTCGACACGGTCACGATTGCCATCCAGGTCAACGGTAAGCTTCGCTCGGACATGGAGATGCTTCGCGACATGGCGCAGGATGAAGTTATTAGTGCCGCTCTCAAGGATACCAGGGTAAAGGCATACACCGACGGAAAAGAGATTATAAAGAAGATCTATATACCGAACCGCCTGGTAAACATAGTTATCAAATAA